From a single Pseudomonas sp. A34-9 genomic region:
- the xdhB gene encoding xanthine dehydrogenase molybdopterin binding subunit, translating to MSNHHGVEKTQAELAELFAKDLTSGVGRSVKHDSAAKHVSGEAQYIDDRLEFPNQLHLYARMSDRAHAKIISIDTSPCYAFEGVRIAITHEDVPGLKDIGPLMPGDPLLAIDDVQFVGQPVLAVAAKDLETARKAAMAAIIEYEDLEPVLDVVEALRKRHFVLDSHTHQRGDSVSALATAEHRIQGTLHIGGQEHFYLETQISSVMPTEDGGMIVYCSTQNPTEVQKLVAEVLDVSMNKIVVDMRRMGGGFGGKETQAASPACLCAVVAHLTGQPTKMRLPRVEDMLMTGKRHPFYVEYDVGFDSTGRLHGINMDLAGNCGCSPDLSASIVDRAMFHSDNSYYLGDATIHGHRCKTNTASNTAYRGFGGPQGMVAIEEVMDAIARHLQLDPLAVRKANYYGKTERNVTHYYQTVEHNMLEEMTAELEESSQYHERREAIRRYNANSPILKKGLALTPVKFGISFTASFLNQAGALIHIYTDGSIHLNHGGTEMGQGLNTKVAQVVAEVFQVDIDRVQITATNTDKVPNTSPTAASSGADLNGKAAQNAAEIIKKRLIEFAARHFKVTEEDVEFHNGHVRVRDHILTFEALIQQAYFNQVSLSSTGFYKTPKIYYDRSQARGRPFYYFAFGAACCEVIVDTLTGEYKMLRTDILHDVGASLNPSIDIGQVEGGFIQGMGWLTMEELVWNNKGKLMTNGPASYKIPAVADMPLDLRVKLVENRKNPEDTVFHSKAVGEPPFMLGIASWCAIKDAVASLGDYKHQPQIDAPATPERVLWGCEQMRQLKTVKAVEAETELAPL from the coding sequence ATGTCTAACCATCACGGCGTAGAGAAAACTCAAGCTGAACTGGCTGAATTGTTCGCCAAGGATCTGACCTCCGGTGTCGGCCGCAGCGTCAAACACGACAGCGCCGCCAAGCACGTGTCCGGTGAAGCGCAGTACATTGATGACCGCCTGGAATTTCCCAACCAGCTGCACCTTTATGCACGCATGTCGGACCGCGCCCACGCGAAAATCATCAGCATCGACACCTCGCCGTGCTACGCCTTCGAAGGCGTGCGCATCGCCATCACCCACGAAGACGTGCCGGGCCTGAAAGACATCGGCCCATTGATGCCGGGCGACCCGCTGCTGGCCATCGATGACGTGCAATTTGTCGGTCAACCGGTGCTTGCCGTTGCCGCGAAGGATCTGGAAACCGCGCGCAAAGCCGCGATGGCCGCGATCATCGAATACGAAGATCTCGAGCCAGTGCTCGACGTGGTCGAAGCCCTGCGCAAGCGCCACTTCGTGCTCGACAGCCACACTCACCAGCGCGGCGATTCGGTCTCGGCGCTGGCGACCGCTGAACATCGCATTCAGGGCACGCTGCACATCGGCGGTCAGGAACACTTCTACCTGGAGACGCAAATCTCCTCGGTGATGCCCACCGAAGACGGCGGCATGATCGTCTACTGCTCGACGCAGAACCCGACCGAAGTGCAAAAACTGGTCGCCGAAGTACTCGACGTGTCGATGAACAAAATCGTCGTCGACATGCGTCGCATGGGTGGCGGTTTCGGCGGCAAGGAAACGCAAGCTGCCAGCCCGGCGTGCCTGTGCGCGGTGGTTGCGCACCTCACCGGTCAGCCGACCAAAATGCGCCTGCCGCGCGTCGAAGACATGCTGATGACCGGCAAGCGTCACCCGTTCTACGTCGAGTACGACGTCGGCTTCGACAGCACCGGGCGCCTGCACGGGATCAACATGGACCTGGCCGGCAACTGCGGCTGCTCACCGGACTTGTCCGCCTCCATCGTTGACCGCGCGATGTTCCACTCGGACAACTCGTACTACCTCGGTGACGCGACCATTCACGGTCACCGCTGCAAGACCAACACCGCGTCGAACACCGCTTACCGTGGTTTCGGTGGCCCGCAAGGCATGGTCGCGATCGAAGAAGTGATGGACGCGATTGCCCGTCACCTGCAACTCGATCCGCTCGCTGTGCGCAAGGCCAACTACTACGGCAAGACCGAGCGCAACGTCACCCACTACTACCAGACCGTCGAGCACAACATGCTCGAAGAGATGACCGCCGAACTGGAAGAAAGCAGCCAGTACCACGAGCGTCGCGAAGCGATCCGTCGCTACAACGCCAACAGCCCGATCCTGAAAAAAGGCCTGGCGCTGACGCCGGTAAAATTCGGCATTTCCTTTACCGCGAGCTTCTTGAACCAGGCCGGTGCGCTGATCCACATTTACACCGACGGCAGCATTCACCTGAACCATGGCGGCACGGAAATGGGTCAGGGCCTGAACACCAAAGTCGCGCAGGTCGTGGCCGAAGTGTTCCAGGTTGACATCGATCGTGTGCAGATCACCGCGACCAACACCGACAAGGTGCCAAACACCTCGCCGACGGCGGCGTCCAGCGGCGCTGACCTGAACGGTAAAGCGGCGCAGAACGCGGCGGAAATCATCAAGAAACGCCTGATCGAATTTGCGGCACGTCACTTCAAAGTCACTGAAGAAGACGTCGAATTCCACAACGGTCATGTGCGCGTTCGTGACCACATCCTGACCTTTGAAGCGCTGATCCAGCAGGCGTATTTCAATCAGGTTTCGCTGTCGAGCACCGGGTTCTACAAGACCCCGAAAATCTACTATGACCGCAGCCAGGCCCGCGGCCGTCCGTTCTACTACTTTGCCTTCGGCGCGGCGTGCTGCGAGGTAATCGTCGACACCCTGACCGGCGAGTACAAAATGCTGCGTACCGACATTCTTCACGACGTCGGCGCCTCGCTGAACCCGTCCATCGACATCGGCCAGGTCGAAGGTGGCTTCATCCAGGGCATGGGCTGGCTGACCATGGAGGAGCTGGTCTGGAACAACAAAGGCAAGCTGATGACCAACGGCCCGGCCAGCTACAAGATCCCGGCCGTGGCGGACATGCCGCTCGACCTGCGGGTGAAACTGGTGGAGAACCGCAAGAACCCGGAAGACACGGTGTTCCATTCCAAGGCTGTCGGTGAACCGCCGTTCATGCTCGGGATTGCCTCGTGGTGTGCGATCAAGGATGCGGTGGCGAGCCTCGGTGACTACAAGCATCAGCCGCAGATCGATGCGCCGGCAACGCCGGAGCGGGTGTTGTGGGGGTGCGAGCAGATGCGTCAGTTGAAGACGGTGAAAGCCGTTGAAGCTGAGACCGAGCTGGCTCCGCTCTAG
- the xdhA gene encoding xanthine dehydrogenase small subunit produces the protein MIQFLLNQELRSEHALDPNLTVLNYLREHVGKSGTKEGCASGDCGACTVVVGELQTDDDGREYIRYRSLNSCLTFVSSLHGKQLISVEDLKHKGELHSVQKAMVECHGSQCGFCTPGFVMSLFALQKNSDAPDHAKAHEALAGNLCRCTGYRPILAAAEQSCCGKQADQFDAREADTIARLKAIAPTDIGELNSGDKRCLVPLTVADLADLYDAYPQARLLAGGTDLALEVTQFHRTLPVMIYVGNVAEMKRIDTFEDRIEIGAATALSDCYEALNAEYPDFGELLHRFASLQIRNQGTLGGNIGNASPIGDSPPLLIALGAQVVLCKGETRRTLNLEDYFIDYKVTARQESEFIEKIIVPRATAEQLFRAYKVSKRLDDDISAVCAAFNLRVENGVITDARMAFGGMAAIPKRAAHCEAALIGAPFNNAVVERACAALAEDFTPLSDFRASKEYRLLSAQNLLRKYFIELQTPHIETRVTAYV, from the coding sequence GTGATCCAGTTTTTACTTAACCAGGAACTCCGTAGCGAGCACGCCCTGGACCCGAATCTGACTGTGCTCAATTACCTGCGTGAACACGTCGGTAAATCGGGCACCAAAGAAGGTTGTGCCAGCGGTGACTGCGGCGCCTGCACCGTGGTGGTCGGTGAGTTGCAAACGGATGACGATGGCCGCGAATACATTCGCTATCGCAGCCTCAACTCGTGCCTGACCTTTGTATCGTCGCTGCACGGCAAACAACTGATCAGCGTCGAAGACCTCAAGCACAAAGGCGAACTGCACAGCGTGCAGAAAGCCATGGTCGAGTGCCACGGTTCGCAGTGCGGTTTCTGCACCCCCGGCTTCGTCATGTCGCTGTTCGCCCTGCAAAAGAACAGCGATGCACCGGATCACGCCAAGGCCCACGAAGCGCTGGCCGGCAACCTCTGCCGCTGCACCGGCTACCGCCCTATTCTGGCGGCTGCCGAGCAATCCTGCTGTGGCAAGCAAGCGGATCAGTTCGATGCACGCGAAGCAGACACCATCGCGCGCCTGAAAGCCATCGCCCCGACCGATATCGGCGAACTCAACAGCGGCGACAAGCGCTGCCTGGTGCCGCTGACTGTCGCTGATCTGGCCGACCTCTACGACGCGTATCCACAAGCGCGCCTGCTCGCCGGCGGTACCGATCTGGCCCTGGAAGTCACCCAGTTCCACCGCACCTTGCCGGTGATGATCTACGTCGGCAACGTCGCGGAAATGAAGCGCATCGACACCTTTGAAGACCGCATCGAAATCGGCGCCGCCACCGCCCTCTCCGACTGCTACGAAGCGCTGAACGCCGAGTACCCGGACTTCGGCGAACTGCTGCACCGCTTCGCCTCCCTGCAGATCCGCAACCAGGGCACCCTCGGCGGCAACATCGGCAACGCCTCGCCAATCGGCGACTCGCCGCCGCTGCTGATCGCCCTCGGCGCGCAGGTCGTGCTGTGCAAAGGCGAAACCCGCCGTACCTTGAACCTCGAAGATTACTTCATCGATTACAAAGTCACTGCCCGTCAGGAAAGTGAATTCATCGAGAAGATCATCGTGCCGCGCGCCACGGCCGAGCAGCTGTTTCGCGCCTATAAAGTCTCCAAGCGCCTGGACGACGACATCTCCGCCGTCTGCGCCGCGTTCAACCTGCGCGTCGAGAACGGCGTGATCACCGATGCGCGCATGGCGTTCGGCGGCATGGCTGCGATCCCGAAACGCGCCGCCCATTGTGAAGCCGCGCTGATCGGTGCGCCGTTCAACAACGCCGTGGTCGAACGTGCCTGCGCCGCACTGGCCGAAGACTTCACACCGCTCTCGGACTTCCGCGCCAGCAAGGAATATCGCCTGCTCAGCGCGCAGAACCTGCTGCGCAAATACTTCATCGAACTGCAAACACCGCACATCGAGACTCGGGTGACCGCTTATGTCTAA
- a CDS encoding GntR family transcriptional regulator, with amino-acid sequence MTFKAPDSLAEQIAHHLAERIIRGEMKPGERIQEQKVTLALNVSRGSVREALLILERRHLIAILPRRGAHVTELTPHKVQSLCTLMSELYILLGNSVANGWQVQSDMAPFVQIQQRLTASYERQDIRSFVDDSFSVMRAAYPFANNPYLQETVENLQPAMSRAYFLALEQRKASMSEFLELFERLLAAVLARDLPQIRIVLTAYAQRSCDLVVSALTVA; translated from the coding sequence ATGACGTTCAAGGCGCCGGACAGCCTCGCCGAGCAAATCGCTCACCACCTCGCCGAACGCATCATTCGTGGCGAAATGAAGCCGGGAGAGCGCATCCAGGAACAGAAGGTCACGCTGGCACTGAATGTCAGCCGCGGCTCCGTCCGCGAAGCCTTGCTGATCCTCGAACGCCGCCACCTGATCGCGATCCTGCCGCGCCGTGGTGCGCACGTCACCGAACTGACGCCGCACAAGGTGCAGAGCCTGTGTACGCTGATGAGCGAGCTGTACATCCTGCTCGGTAACTCGGTGGCCAATGGCTGGCAAGTGCAGTCGGACATGGCGCCGTTCGTGCAGATCCAGCAGCGCCTGACCGCCAGCTACGAGCGTCAGGACATCCGCAGCTTTGTCGACGACAGCTTCAGCGTGATGCGCGCCGCTTATCCGTTCGCCAACAACCCGTACCTGCAAGAGACCGTCGAGAACCTGCAACCGGCGATGAGCCGTGCGTACTTCCTCGCCCTCGAACAGCGCAAGGCCTCCATGAGCGAGTTCCTTGAACTGTTCGAACGCTTGCTGGCCGCCGTGCTTGCCCGTGATTTACCGCAGATCCGCATCGTGCTGACGGCATACGCCCAGCGCAGCTGCGATCTGGTGGTGTCCGCCCTGACGGTTGCCTAA